A stretch of DNA from Granulicella pectinivorans:
TTGTGCTCCTCGGTCTCACGATTGCGCTCAACGTCATCATTGTCGTTCGCATTCCGAAGGGCTTCTTTCCGCAGCAGGATACGGGGAATCTCGCGGGTGCGGCCCGCGGGCCACAGGATGCGTCTTATAACGTGATGAACGACTCGATCCAGAAGATCCAGGGCGTCATCGGGAAAGATCCTGCCGTGCAACATGTCATCGGCTTCACGGGTGGCCAGGGCGCGACCAATACGGGCAACATCTTTATCTCGCTCAAGCCCCTGGCGGTCCGTAAGACGAGCGCGGCGGATGTTATCAATCGCTTGCGGCCAAAGCTGAATGCGCTTCCCGTTGCCTCCGCATTCCTCCAGGCCCAGCAGGACATCCGCATCGGTGGCCGCTCGAGCAATGCGATGTATCAGTACACGCTCGAAGCGGACAGCGTCGATGACCTGCAGACGTATGGCCCGAAGATCCTTGCCGGGATGCAGCGCCTGCCCGGCTTTCAGGACGTCAGTTCCGATCAGCAGATGGGTGGCCTGGAAGAGAAGGTCAACTTCGATCGCGTGACCGCGGCAAGGCTCGGCCAGACCGCGACGTCGATCGACAGTGCGCTCTATGGATCCTTCGGTCAATCGGAGGTGTCGCTGATCTATACGCAGCTCAACCAGTACTACGTGGTGCTCGAGGTTGCTCCGCAATACTGGCAGCGTCCGGATGGCCTGAAGACCGTGTACTTCCACAATCCGAATGCTTCTTCGACAACGGCTTCGGGCAACACGCCGCTCGCATCCTTCAGCACGGCGACTCCGGGCACGACTCCGCTTGCTCTGAATCACACAAGCCTCTTCCCATCGGTCACCGTATCCTTCAACCTGGCCTCGGGCCTTTCGCTCAGCGACGCGACCCAGGCGATCGAAGGCCTGAAGCAGAAGCTGAACCTGCCCACGACGGTTCAGGGGTTCTTCTCAGGAACATTGCAGGCGTATCAGCAATCCCTCGGTTCCGAGCCCTACCTCATCCTGACCGCGCTGCTCGCCGTGTACATCGTGCTTGGGGTGCTTTATGAGAGCCTGATTCATCCCCTCACAATTCTCTCCACGTTGCCCTCGGCGAGCGTGGGTGCGATGCTGGCGCTGATGCTCTTCCACCAAGACCTGAACGTTATCTCGATCATTGGCATTGTGCTGCTGATCGGCATCGTCAAGAAGAATGCAATTATGATGATCGACTTCGCGCTGCAGGCTGAGCGCGAGCAGGGCATGAATACCGAAGAGGCTATCTTCGAGGCCTGCATCCTGCGCTTCCGTCCTATCCTGATGACGACCATGGCGGCGCTCTTTGGCGCTCTTCCGCTGGCCTTCGGTACGGGAACGGGTTCGGAGTTGCGCCGCCCGCTAGGCATCACCATTGTCGGCGGCCTCCTCGTCAGTCAGATGCTCACGCTGTACACCACGCCCGTTGTCTACCTCACGCTGGATCGCATACGGCTTCGTTTTGCAGGTAAGGATCATGCGGGCAACGCAACACCCACGACGGCGCCGTCGGAGGCTCACGGATGAACACCCCTCTACGTATTGGCTCGATTTCCCTTGCCGCTCTCAGCCTGTCTCTGCTCGCCGGCTGCCGTGTCGGTCCGCACTATACGAGACCCGCGGCGTTGCCCGCGCCCCCGCCGACGCAGTACAAGGAGGCCGCGACGCCCGCGCCCGAAGGCTCCGGCGATTGGAAACCCGCGCAACCGCAGGACGCCATGCTGCGTGGGAAGTGGTGGCTGATCTACAACGACGCGGAGCTCAATGATCTTGAAGACAAGCTCAACATCGACAATCAGAACATCAAGCAATACTTCCAGAACTACATGGAGGCGCGGACGCTGATTGCGCAGGCGAGGTCGCAGCTTTATCCAACGCTCGGCGTCGCACCCAGCGTCACACGCTCGCGATCCTCCGCGAACACCACCACCAGTACGGGGACCAACGCCACCACCACAGGAGGAACAACCGCCACCACGAGTACGATCACGACAGGAGGAAGACAGACCTCGCTGTTCTCCATCCCATTCGAGGCCTCCTGGGAGCCGGATCTGTTTGGCAAGGTGCGCAACCAGGTGAGTGCGAACCAGTATGCTGCACAAGTGAGCGCGGCCGATCTTGAGAACGAGCGGCTGAGCGAGCAGTCCAACTTAGCCATCTATCTCTTTGAACTGCGCGGGCAGGATGCCTTGAGCGAGGTTTACAAGAAGACGATCGAAGCCGATCGCAAGTCGGTTGAGCTGACGCGCGGGCTTTACGACACGGGGATCGACGACCAGGCAGCGGTTGTCGAAGCCGAGAACACGCTCCAGAATGCCGAGGCTGCCGCGACCAACCTGGGCATCCTCCGTGCGCAATATGAACATGCCATCGCGGTGCTTGTGGGCGTCAATCCCTCCAGCTTCTCGATCCCGACCAAGCCGCTGGACGCAACTCCGCCCGCGATCCCGATTGGCATGCCGTCGCAGCTTCTCGAGCGGCGGCCTGACGTCGCTGCCGCGGAACGGCAGATGGCCTCGGCGAACGCGCTGATCGGCGTGGCCACGGCAGCCTACTTCCCGACGATCCCACTCACCGCCAGCGCCGGCACGGAGAGCGCAGCGATCGCGCAACTCTTCGACTGGCCGAGCCGAGTCTGGTCGGTCGGCGCCTCCGCATCGGAGACGATCTTCGATGCCGGTCTGCGCCGAGCCACCGTGAATCAAGATATCGCCACCTATAACGCGGATGTCGCCGCCTATCGTCAGACGGTGCTCACTGCCTTCCAGCAGGTCGAGGATTACATCGCATCGTCACGCATCCTTGCGCGGCAGTATCTGCAGCAGCAAACCGCGGCCGCTTCGGCGCAAAAGTCTCTCGATCTGGAAACAGCTCGCTATGAAGCGGGCGTCGACCCGTATCTCAACGTGGTGCAAACGCAGCTCACTCTCCTCAGCGATCAAACGAACCTGGTGACAGTGAGAACCTCGCAGATGACAGCGTCCGTGCAGCTCATACAAGCCTTAGGGGGAGGTTGGAGTAACTCGGACCTGCCGACTCCCGCTCAAGTTTCAGCGCGCTTCAGCAAAGCGGATAGCACCATTCAGAAATGAAGCAGGGGACCTTCCCGGGGCCTCTAAGGATTCAAGTGCCGGCGAGACAGGCATTCGCTTGAGTTGCCATTCCACAGACCAAGCTCCTCATCGCGAGAGAAACGGGTCCAGTATCGCCATGCCAATCGGCTACTTAGCTTCTCTGTTTCCCGAATGAGTTGAAAACTCGACAGAATACCCGTAAAGGGCAACCGTGGTTTACAACATCTCGCAAGTTGATCATTATGAAGGCTGAATGGCGGAGGGAGAGGGATTCGAACCCCCGTAGCCCGTCAAGGCTAAGCGGTTTTCAAGACCGCCTGTTTCAACCGCTCACACATCCCTCCGCGGTCGTACCAGTACGATTGTACGATGACGAAACTACCGCATCGTATCGAAATGCGATAGCGTCTAATGAAGATGGCAACGGCTGGCACAACCAAGAGCACCTTCGACTCGACCCTCGCGAGCGCGCGATCGACGATGCTCTTTTCCGATATCTTCCATCTCGCCATTGACAGCTTCAGGGCGAGCAAGGTTCGGTTCTTGCTGACGATGCTGGGCATGATCATTGGATCCGCATCCATCATTCTCGTTGCTACGCTTGGACTTACGGGCAAACAGTATGCTCTGGACCAACTGACGAGCATGGGCCCCAACAAAATTGAGGTGCAGTTCGCGGGCGGAAGCACGGTTGGCCCGGACAACTCGGCCACGCCGGACTTTATGACCCGCGAGGATATGACTGCGGTACTGGATGAGGTTCCGGGCATCGTGGCTTCGTCGCCGATGCTGGAGACGCATCATCCGATCAGCGTGGGCGGCGGTGTCACCAAGGACACGATGATCCTGGGGGTGTCGCCGGAGTATAAGACTGTTCGGAATTTGCAGGTGCTGGCTGGCCGGTTTTTCGACGAGGAAGATTCGCTGGGACACCAGAAGGTCGCCGTAATGGTCGAACCACTGGCGAAGACTTTGTTTGGGACTTCGAATGCGGCCGTGGGGCAGACGATCAGCGTGCTGGGGATTCCGATCACGATTATCGGGGTGTTCAAGGAGAGCTTCGATACGTATGGGATGTCGGAGATCAGCGAGCAGACGCTGCTGATTCCCTATCCGGTGGCGCGCTACTTTACCGGGACCGATACGGTGAAGGAGATTTTCTTCACCACGAAGGACGCGGCGATGGTGGAGCCGGCGAGCAAGCGGATCCTGGAGATTATCCGGTCGCGGCATCGTCCAACGTCGGTTTATAACGCGGTGACGTTGACGGAGTTGCTGGTGAAGATGGCCAAAATTGCCGATATGTTGACGATTGTGCTGTCGCTGGCGGCGATGGTGACGCTGATCGTTTCGGGCGTGGGCATCATGAATTCGATGCTGGCAAATGTGCAGTCGCGGCTGCGTGAGATCGGGATACGCAAGGCGCTGGGGGCTACGCGTCTGGAGATTCGTCTGCAATTTTTGACGGAGTCGGTGCTGCTTTCGCTATGCGGGGGCATTATCGGGACGGCGATCGGGCTGGCGATTCCGCTTTCGGTGCGTTTTTTGACGCCGTATACGATCCCCGTGGACCCGCTTTCGGCGGTGATCGCGCTTTCGACTTCGGTGATCGTGGGGATCATCTTCGGGACGCTTCCGGCGAACCGGGCGGCTCGTCTGGACCCGGTGGAGACGCTGAAGTACGAGTAAGTGGTTGGACCTCTCACCTCTTAAAGGTGCACTGTTTTCGGTGCACCTTTTTGTTTGTCCGTATCCTGGTGTTCTAAAGGACTTACAGGTGGGCGACGCGAAAATCCCAATGTTTCACCAGAAGGTTTTTGGTCCTTAAAGTGTGGGCAAATGCATGGATCGTGTGGCCAAATGTCTGGAAAATGTGGGTTTCTGTTTGTGCGGGTTATCGGCGGGCTTGAGACACGGATTCCACAGGATGAACGACGGATCAGGCAACGGCAAGGGACCGGGGCTGAAGCCCCCTTTTCCCTTTTCCTTTGACGTGGGGCTGAAGCCCCACTCTCATCCCAAAGGCAACAGCAACAGCAGATCCCTTCGGGGATGACACACAGAAAGGTGACGGCGGGTGCGGCATCGTGCAAGGGAAAACCCCATCCTTTCGGTGAAGCCGAAAGGATGGGGTTGGAGTTGTTTGGAGCTCTGTGAGTTTAGAAGAGGAGGCGGAGGGACATCTGGATCTGGCGGGGTGAGCCGATGGTGTGGGTGACGACTCCGATGCCGTAAGGGGCGTTGTAGAGCGGTTGGCCGGCGGTGGGGAAGGAGTTGTAGTTCTGGTTCTGGGCGACCTCGTTGCCGGGGACGTCGAAGCTGGCGGAGTTGGTGAGGTTGTAGATGTCGAAGGTGTACTTCAACTGGTAGCGGTCGGAGAAGCTGGTCATCTTGACGAAGGACGCATCGGCGCGCTTCTGGAAGGCCTGCCGGAAGATGTTGCGCTGTCCGTGGGTGAAGGTCGTCTCGAAGGTGTCGCTGGTGGGGATGGCTCCGTTGAGGGCTCCGGGTGCGAGGAGCGGGACGGTGAAGCAGGAGGCCTTGAGGGCCGCATCGCCAAAGGCTCCGGAGAGGCCGGTCTTGGCGTTCTGCGGGGTACAGCCGGGGGCGAGGGGCACGATGGGGTTGGTGATGCCGTTGTTGGTGGAGTAGTAGACCGATCCGACGGCGCCGGTGAAGTCGATGACCGAGTAGGGCTGGCCGCTCTGGATGACGGTGAGACCTACGAGGGACCAGCCGTTGACCACGTAGCCTTCGACGGAGTGCTTCCTGGCGAGGTCAGGCAGGCGGAAGACGTAGTTGAAGTTGAGGACGTGGGTGCGGTCGAAGTCGGCCGAGGCGTAGGCATCGCGGAGGTTGAGGGGGTTGTTGCCGTTGTAGAAGAGGCCGATGCCGGACTGCTCGTCGAGAGCGTGGGAGTAGGTGTAAGAGGCTCCGACCTGGATGCCCTTGCTCATGCGCTTTTCGATGTGGGCCTGGAGGGCGTTGTAGGCGTTCACCCCCGCGGCCTTGTAAGTGATGGACTCGGCCGCGTAGCCGACGTAGGGGACGCGGTGGTCGACGTTGCCGCCTTCGTAGTCGGCGTCGTAGTCGCTGCCATCGGGGAGGGTGGCTCCACCGACGGTGTACCCGTAGCTGTAATGCTCCCCGTGAATGGGGTTGGAGGGCGAGGCGATGTTGGGCTGGTTGAAGGGCACCGGGATGACCTGGTGACGGCCAATGTTGCCTACGTAGCCGAGGGTGATGGCGAGGTCGTTGCGGGGCTGCCACTGGATGTCGAGGGTGTAGTTGTAGGTGTAGGGCAGCTTGTTGGTGCGGTCGTAGACGCCGAGCGAGACGGGTTGGCCGCCGTTGTTGATCTGGGCGATGGTAGGCAGGTAGTTGATGAGGTCGGAGGCCTTGGGGCTGGCGGAGACGGGGTTGCGGAGGGTGGAGCTGTAGGGGTTGGCGAGGTTGCCTTCTGCGGCGGTGGGTGGGTTGGTGGGCGGGGCGTAGGGATCGTTGGAGCCGCCGGGGCCGCTGGTGTTCGAACCGCAGGTGGGGATGTAGTAGTCGTAGAGTGTGTTGACCGGACACTGCGAGGAGGTCACGAAGGGCAACTGCTGGTTGACGCCGAAGGGGCCACCGGTGACGGTGCCGATGGCGTATCCGGGCGAGAAGTAGCTGAAGAGTTCGCCGCGATCGTAGTACATGCCGAAGCCGGTGCGGACGACCACCTTGGAGTTGAACATCTCCGGCTGCCAGGCGGCACCGACGCGGGGGCCGAAGCCCCACTGGCGTCCGGTGAGGGTGGTGGGGGAGACGCCCGAGGTGCCGTTGGCGTTGTTGCCGGCGATGATGAGGCCGGAGTTCACGATGGTGTCGGAGTTGGCGTTGTAGTTGTAGAGGGTGGGATCGAAGTTGAAGATGCGCCCTTGCTTCTCGGTGAGGCCTCCATCCCAGTCGTAGCGGATGCCGACGGTGAGCGAGAGGGTGGGGGTGGCCTGGAACTTGTCCTGCACGTAGGAGCCGAGTTGGTTGGCGCGGTAGTAGCGGCTGGCGTTGCCGGAGAGGAAGCTGGAGACGTAGAACCCGGTCGAGGAGCCGCCAGGGGTGACGTAGCCCTGGGCGAAGGCGGAGAGATCGTCGGTGGCGACGGTGCCGGTGCCGGTGCGCTTGTCGATGGTGTTGAGCTGGGTGTAGCTGTAGTTCATGCCGAAGGTGACGGTGTGTTTGCCGAGGGTCCAGATGGCGTTGGCGGCGGGTTGGATGCGGTTCTGGAAGACGCCGGTGTTGGATGCCTGGCCTTCGGCGTTGGGTCCGATGTTGAGGATGCCGCTGCCTGAGAGGCCCTTGGCTCCAGCGAAGCTTCCGAGGTCGTTATAGACGGATACGCCCGGGAAGTACCCGGAGCCGAAGACGTTGATGGACGCGCCGCCGGGGATGTTGGCGGGGCCGAAGGGCTGCTCGTTGGTGGCGTACGTCTTCTGGCGGAGGAAGCCGATGCTCTCGGTGGTGGAGAGGTTCGATTTGACGAGGTAGGTGTTGATGATGGAGAAGACCTGCGCGCCGGAGTCGAGGTGCTCCGTAAAGCCGGGGACCGAGGAGTAGGAGTAGGGGGCGAGGGTGGGGTCGTGCTGGTAGAAGTACTTGAGTGCGAGGGTGTCGCGTGAGCTGATGTTGTAGTCGAGGTTGGCGACGCCCATGTCGGCCTTGAAGCGGCCCGATCCGGGGATGACGGCGTTGAAGGGGTGCGCGGCGGACATGGAGGCGCTGCCGGTGTCGTTGGGGATGAGCCACTTGCCGGGCTGTCCGGGAAGGGAGGGCGCGTTGAAGAGGGCGAGGGCGGTGCGATCGACCAGAGAGGGGGTGGTGGCGAGCGTGGTGCCGAAGGCCTGATCGACGAGACCGCCGAAGCCAGCGGCGTCGCGGTTGGTGTCGGAGAGGCCTACGGGGACGTCGAGGAAGGAGTAGCCGATCTCCTGATCGGAGACCTGAAGGTGCTGGTAGGCGACGAAGCCGAAGAGCTTGTTCTTGATGATGGGACCGCCGAAGGTGCCACCGACGACATAGCGATGCAGCTCGGGGTTGGCGAGGCCCTGGGAGACGAGGATGGGATCGTTCTTGAAGAAGAAGGGCGCGGCGTTGAGGGCGTTGGTGCCGCGGTGTCCGTAGACGGTGCCGTGGTAGGTGTTGGTTCCGGAGGAGGTGCTCATGGCGATGTGCGCGCCGGAGGTGGCACCCTGCTCGGCGTCGTACATGCTGGCGTTGACGCGGACCTCTTCGATGGTCTCGGGCGCGGGCGTGGGGATGGCGTTGCCGATGGAGAGGTAGATAGAGGCGGCGGACTGGATGACGCCGGCGGCACCGTTGCTGGAGGAGACGCCGGTGGAGTTGACGACGCGGGCGGAGCCTACGGAGCTGGTGGATTTGCCGTTGAAGAGGTTGGAGACGTCGACGCCGTTGAGCGAGAAGGAGTTGGAGGTGTCGCGCTGGCCGTTGGCCCAGATGGGCGGGTTGCCGAGGCCTGCGCCGGCTCCGGTGCCGGGGCTGAGTTCGGCGTTGACGCCGGGGGTGAGGATGGCCGCGCCGAGGGGAGAGCCGGTGGGCAGGGGGATGGCGTCGATCTGGGCCTTATCGAGGACGTAGCCGTTGGTGGTGTCGACGGCGTTGAGGAGGGGCGTGGCCTCGACGGTGACGGCGTCGGAGATGGAGCCGAGCTTGAGGGTGACGGGGAGGGTGGCGGTGCGGTCGCCCTGGACGGCGATGCCGGGAAAGCGGGAGGTCGCGAAGCCCTGGCGGGAGAAGCTGAGGGTGTAGGTGCCGATGGGGAGGTTCGGCAGGGCGTAGGAGCCTGTGGCGGAGGAGGTGGCGGTGCGGGTGAGATTGGTGCCGTCGGCGACGATGGTGACGGTGACGTCGGGGAGCGCGGCTCCGGTTGCGTCGGTGACGGTACCGACGACGCCTCCGAGGGTCTGCTGAGCGTGCGCTCGGGGAAGAGCAAGGAAGATGGTGAGGAGAAGAGCGAGCGCAAGCTTGAATTTTGAAGACACGGGGGCGTTACCTCCAACTACTTTGGTTGAGGGTCTAATAAGTGATACGGCGATGCAGAAGGCCTATGTGTTGCCTGTAACTTAAAAAGCCGGGGAATCTGGTTATCGAGCCGATTGAGTTTTAGAGCTAGTACCCAGAACTGTAACGGAAATTCATCCTATGTCCAAAGAAAAAAGTCGTAAGTTTCGTGAGATATTCTGGGTTCCGTAAGGGGTAGACGATGACGAATTTTTCAGAGATGCTGGAAGTAGCTCGGACGGAAGCACTTATCGGTTTAGGAGAAGGCGGGGTTCCGGTAGGGGCCGCGATCTTTGGCGCGGATGGGCAGTTGCTCAGCTCAGGCAGGAACCGGAGAGTGCAGGAAGGGGATCCGTCGATCCATGGAGAGACGGATGCGTTTCGGCGGGCGGGGCGGCAGCGGTCGTACAAGGACCTGGTGATGGTGACGACGCTGGCTCCGTGCTGGTACTGCAGCGGTCTGGTGAGGCAGTTCGGATTTGGGACGGTGGTGGTGGGGGAGTCGGTGAACTTTGCGGGTGGGGTGGAGTGGCTGCGGGAGGCGGGGGTGAAGGTGGTGGATCTGGCGTCGCCGGAGTTGATCGAGATGATGGGTGGGTTTATTCGGGATCAGCCTGGGATCTGGTTTGAGGATATTGGGGTTTAGGGCGGGCGGGGCGGGCCCACTGCGTGGGGGGCGGTTGCTTCGTGACTTTTTACGGCTTCGCCTGGGCCTCCCGTTGGCCGGCTTTGAAGTTGTACCAGATGAGGCCGGCGACTAAGTAGGCCAGGTAAAGGTAGGGGAAGTAACGGTAGGGCGCGGGTGGGATGGGGAAGATGGTTCCGGCCATGGCGGCGAGGACGGCGGCAATGGAGAGGATCGAGAGGGCGATCCAGGGGGCGGTGAGGTGGCCGCGGCGGTGCATGTGGACGGGAAGGGCGGCGGCGATGAGGCCGTAGGCGGTGAGGAATCCGAAGACGGCGACGGAGCCCATGTAGCCGTAGATGTCGTTGCCGGAGACGCCGCGGAAGCAGAGGATGGCGGTGGGGATGACGGCGAGGAGTCCGGTGGCGAGGCCGGCCAGGCCGGGGGTGTCGTTTGCGGCGTGGGTGCGGCAGAAAGCGCGAGGGGCGAGGCCGTGGTGGGCCATGAGCATGAGGACGCGGGCTCCGGCGATGATGCAGGCGAGGGTGGCGGCAAACATGCTGACGAGGACGCCGAGGTCGATGATGTGTCCGATGAAGGGGAGGCCGGCCTGGATGGCGAGGGTGTTGAGGGGGGCGGCGGTGTCGTTGAGGGCGGGATTGGAGCCCTGGAAGGCGAGGACGAGGCCGTAGGCGCAGACGGCGAAGAAGATTCCGGAGAAGACGGCGGAGCGGACGACGGCTTGCGGGATGGTGGTGAGCGGGTTGCGTGCCTCTTCGCCGAGGGTGGTTGCGCTCTCGAAGCCGACGAAGGAGAAGAGGGCGAGCATGACGCCGAGGCGGAGTCCGGTGGGGGAGACGTGGGTGAGGTGGAGCTGTGCGGGGTCGACGTGGAGGCCGTGTTTGACGAGGGTGATGGAGACGATGACGGCGATGAGGAGGACGGAGATGCCCTCGATCCAGAGCATGAGGCGGGTGGAGATCTGGATGTCGCGGTAGGCGACGGCGATGGAGACGGCGGCGGCGAGGAGGGCGAAGAGGACGGAGGGGACCTCCTTGCCGACGGAGCCGAGGACGACGTAGGAGTAGGCGACGAAGCCTCCGATGACGGAAGAGGCGGTGGTGACGTAGGCGAAGAAGAGGGCGAGGGCGGTGAGGTTGGCGTAGAAGGGCGGGAGGGTCTCGCGGATGTAGACGTAGAGGGAGCCGGGGGAGGAGGAGTGGCGGGCGAAGGCGGCGATGGTGAGCGCGACGAGGGTGAGAGCGGCGAGGGCCAGGGCGTAGGCGAGCCAGGTTCCGTTGCCGGCGAGGGCGAAGACCAGGGGGATGGTCATGGTGGGGGTGGTGCTGGGGGCGATGGTGGAGACGGACTGCGCGAGGGTTTCGAGGGGGGAGAGGATGTTCTGTTTGAGGCGGTAGGAGGGGGGTATCTGGTCGATTGCCGCTTTGCCGCTTGCCTCCAACTCCATGCAGACGCTCCTGACGTTTCTATGGGATCAGTGTGGGTTTAGATTTGGGTCTGGAAGCTTGAGTCTGACCGGTTGAGCGCGGGGCGTCAACTTTTTTGCTCGGAGGATGAGGATGTTTGAGGGGATTTCGCCTTTGATGGCGCTGCGGGAACGTCTGGATACGGGAGAGAGCGACGCGTTGGGTGTGGCCCGGGAGTTTGGCGGGCGCGCCAATGGAAATGCGTTGGGGAATACGTATGTGCGGCTGCTGGAGCCGGTGGGGGAGCCGGTGCGGGGGGCTTTGTATGGGGTGCCGATTTCGATCAAGGATTGCTTCGATGTCGCGGGGACGGTGACGACGTGCGGGGCAAGGTTTTATGCGGAGACGAACCCGGTGTCAGAGCGGGATTCGGCGGTGGCGGAGAGGTTGCGGGAGGTGGGGTGTTGGATTCCGGGGAAGACGCATCTGCATCCGCTGGCGTATGGGATTACGGGGCAGAATGCGTTTTATGGGGATTGCCTGCAGCCCCGGGATGCGGCGCTGCTGACGGGTGGGTCTTCGAGCGGGGCGGCGGCGAGTGTGCAGGAAGGGTCGGCCATTGCGGCGATCGGGACGGATACGGGTGGGTCGGTCCGGGTGCCGGCGGCGCTGTGCGGGCTGGTGGGGTTTCGGGCCTCGCAGGGTTTTCCGGAGAGGGCCTGGCCGGGGATGTGGCGGGGTGGGCACCCTCTGGCGCCTTCGTTCGATACGCTGGGGCTTTTGTTTCAGGATACGCGGGATGCGGCGGACCTGGTGGGTGGGGTGTTTGGGATTGAGGTTGCCGCTCCGCGAGGGTTGCGGATGGGGTGTGTGAGCGAGAGCTGGATGGGGGATTGTGAGCTTTCGGTCCTGGCGGCTTATCGGGCGTGGAAGGAGTTTCTGGTGCTGGCGGGGGCTACTTTGGTGGAGTTTGTGCCTCCGTGGGACGACAGCATGGAGATCTTTGCAGGGATCCAGGCGCATGAGGCGGCGGGGATTCATCGGGGACACTATGCGGAGTTTGAAGGGCCGATTGCGCAGCGATTGGCCTGGGGAGAGTCGCTCGCTCCGGAGCAGGTTGCGGCGTTGAGGGAGCGGCGGCGGTGGTTTTGTGCGGGGATGGATGGGCTGCTGGAGGAGTTCGATTTTTTGATGATGCCGTGTGCGCCGGTGAGCCGGTTGCGGGTGGAGGCGGACCAGACGGCGGTGAGGGCGGCTCTCCTGCGGTATACGACTCCGGTGAGCCTGGCGGGGCTGCCGGTGATAGCGCTGCCGGGGGAGGAGTTTGGGACGGGCGTGCAGGTGATTGGGCGGAGTGGGGCGGAGGGTGAGTTGCTGGGGTTTCTGGGGGCGGTTGGGTTGGGGTAGGTCCTTGGCTTGTGCTGTGTTGCTGGGTGAACGGCCTGCGGTGGCTCTGCCCGGGTGATTGCGATAAGGTGTTATTGGCTT
This window harbors:
- a CDS encoding efflux transporter outer membrane subunit; amino-acid sequence: MNTPLRIGSISLAALSLSLLAGCRVGPHYTRPAALPAPPPTQYKEAATPAPEGSGDWKPAQPQDAMLRGKWWLIYNDAELNDLEDKLNIDNQNIKQYFQNYMEARTLIAQARSQLYPTLGVAPSVTRSRSSANTTTSTGTNATTTGGTTATTSTITTGGRQTSLFSIPFEASWEPDLFGKVRNQVSANQYAAQVSAADLENERLSEQSNLAIYLFELRGQDALSEVYKKTIEADRKSVELTRGLYDTGIDDQAAVVEAENTLQNAEAAATNLGILRAQYEHAIAVLVGVNPSSFSIPTKPLDATPPAIPIGMPSQLLERRPDVAAAERQMASANALIGVATAAYFPTIPLTASAGTESAAIAQLFDWPSRVWSVGASASETIFDAGLRRATVNQDIATYNADVAAYRQTVLTAFQQVEDYIASSRILARQYLQQQTAAASAQKSLDLETARYEAGVDPYLNVVQTQLTLLSDQTNLVTVRTSQMTASVQLIQALGGGWSNSDLPTPAQVSARFSKADSTIQK
- a CDS encoding ABC transporter permease, with product MATAGTTKSTFDSTLASARSTMLFSDIFHLAIDSFRASKVRFLLTMLGMIIGSASIILVATLGLTGKQYALDQLTSMGPNKIEVQFAGGSTVGPDNSATPDFMTREDMTAVLDEVPGIVASSPMLETHHPISVGGGVTKDTMILGVSPEYKTVRNLQVLAGRFFDEEDSLGHQKVAVMVEPLAKTLFGTSNAAVGQTISVLGIPITIIGVFKESFDTYGMSEISEQTLLIPYPVARYFTGTDTVKEIFFTTKDAAMVEPASKRILEIIRSRHRPTSVYNAVTLTELLVKMAKIADMLTIVLSLAAMVTLIVSGVGIMNSMLANVQSRLREIGIRKALGATRLEIRLQFLTESVLLSLCGGIIGTAIGLAIPLSVRFLTPYTIPVDPLSAVIALSTSVIVGIIFGTLPANRAARLDPVETLKYE
- a CDS encoding carboxypeptidase-like regulatory domain-containing protein — translated: MSSKFKLALALLLTIFLALPRAHAQQTLGGVVGTVTDATGAALPDVTVTIVADGTNLTRTATSSATGSYALPNLPIGTYTLSFSRQGFATSRFPGIAVQGDRTATLPVTLKLGSISDAVTVEATPLLNAVDTTNGYVLDKAQIDAIPLPTGSPLGAAILTPGVNAELSPGTGAGAGLGNPPIWANGQRDTSNSFSLNGVDVSNLFNGKSTSSVGSARVVNSTGVSSSNGAAGVIQSAASIYLSIGNAIPTPAPETIEEVRVNASMYDAEQGATSGAHIAMSTSSGTNTYHGTVYGHRGTNALNAAPFFFKNDPILVSQGLANPELHRYVVGGTFGGPIIKNKLFGFVAYQHLQVSDQEIGYSFLDVPVGLSDTNRDAAGFGGLVDQAFGTTLATTPSLVDRTALALFNAPSLPGQPGKWLIPNDTGSASMSAAHPFNAVIPGSGRFKADMGVANLDYNISSRDTLALKYFYQHDPTLAPYSYSSVPGFTEHLDSGAQVFSIINTYLVKSNLSTTESIGFLRQKTYATNEQPFGPANIPGGASINVFGSGYFPGVSVYNDLGSFAGAKGLSGSGILNIGPNAEGQASNTGVFQNRIQPAANAIWTLGKHTVTFGMNYSYTQLNTIDKRTGTGTVATDDLSAFAQGYVTPGGSSTGFYVSSFLSGNASRYYRANQLGSYVQDKFQATPTLSLTVGIRYDWDGGLTEKQGRIFNFDPTLYNYNANSDTIVNSGLIIAGNNANGTSGVSPTTLTGRQWGFGPRVGAAWQPEMFNSKVVVRTGFGMYYDRGELFSYFSPGYAIGTVTGGPFGVNQQLPFVTSSQCPVNTLYDYYIPTCGSNTSGPGGSNDPYAPPTNPPTAAEGNLANPYSSTLRNPVSASPKASDLINYLPTIAQINNGGQPVSLGVYDRTNKLPYTYNYTLDIQWQPRNDLAITLGYVGNIGRHQVIPVPFNQPNIASPSNPIHGEHYSYGYTVGGATLPDGSDYDADYEGGNVDHRVPYVGYAAESITYKAAGVNAYNALQAHIEKRMSKGIQVGASYTYSHALDEQSGIGLFYNGNNPLNLRDAYASADFDRTHVLNFNYVFRLPDLARKHSVEGYVVNGWSLVGLTVIQSGQPYSVIDFTGAVGSVYYSTNNGITNPIVPLAPGCTPQNAKTGLSGAFGDAALKASCFTVPLLAPGALNGAIPTSDTFETTFTHGQRNIFRQAFQKRADASFVKMTSFSDRYQLKYTFDIYNLTNSASFDVPGNEVAQNQNYNSFPTAGQPLYNAPYGIGVVTHTIGSPRQIQMSLRLLF
- a CDS encoding nucleoside deaminase — translated: MTNFSEMLEVARTEALIGLGEGGVPVGAAIFGADGQLLSSGRNRRVQEGDPSIHGETDAFRRAGRQRSYKDLVMVTTLAPCWYCSGLVRQFGFGTVVVGESVNFAGGVEWLREAGVKVVDLASPELIEMMGGFIRDQPGIWFEDIGV
- a CDS encoding APC family permease; the protein is MELEASGKAAIDQIPPSYRLKQNILSPLETLAQSVSTIAPSTTPTMTIPLVFALAGNGTWLAYALALAALTLVALTIAAFARHSSSPGSLYVYIRETLPPFYANLTALALFFAYVTTASSVIGGFVAYSYVVLGSVGKEVPSVLFALLAAAVSIAVAYRDIQISTRLMLWIEGISVLLIAVIVSITLVKHGLHVDPAQLHLTHVSPTGLRLGVMLALFSFVGFESATTLGEEARNPLTTIPQAVVRSAVFSGIFFAVCAYGLVLAFQGSNPALNDTAAPLNTLAIQAGLPFIGHIIDLGVLVSMFAATLACIIAGARVLMLMAHHGLAPRAFCRTHAANDTPGLAGLATGLLAVIPTAILCFRGVSGNDIYGYMGSVAVFGFLTAYGLIAAALPVHMHRRGHLTAPWIALSILSIAAVLAAMAGTIFPIPPAPYRYFPYLYLAYLVAGLIWYNFKAGQREAQAKP